Below is a genomic region from Sphaeramia orbicularis chromosome 6, fSphaOr1.1, whole genome shotgun sequence.
tgagacaaaaaacagacagaccaaaacacaacacaacagtgggttagtagccaggttgacattagggttagtatatatactctaaaagacacttgctaaagaactacttctaaaagagcttccttacagtactgtaaataaagacttctggttgtatctccacatttcagggcagtgatataaagtgaaacagtgttATAAAGTGTAGAAGTGATATAAAGTGAatcagtgatttaagtgtaacagttatttaagtgatCGACGGTGGTTTGAAAAGTAGGTTTAGACCAACTACATGAGTtgcttggatattttaaagtctcTTCGTGTCAGTCCTGATGTGTCATGTCTGAGACTGAGACCGAGACCCCCCCTCTGACCACTCAGTGATGAGTTGTAGagtctgatggccagggggatGACAGAGTTCCTGAGCCTGCTAGTGGAGTAGGTCAGAGACAGCAGcctggagctgaacacactcCTCTGTCTGATCACTGTCCTGTGCAGAGGATGCTGGGGGTTGTTCAGGATGGACAGAATCTTCTCCAGGGTCCTTCTCTCTGCTGTGGACACCAGGGAGACTAGCTCTTTGCTCACCACTGAGCCAGGTTTCCTCACCAGTCTGTCCAGTCATGCAGAATCCCTGTATATAAACACACGCTGATGCTGTTGGAATAGAAATTGTGCACTAAACATCGACCTTCTACCCGTTTCCCTTTGTCCCTTTTACCTCCCCTGAGAATTTCCACATCTATTTGTCATTCTGGTTAATATCCCAGCCAAAGTCaacacaactacaactacagagcATTTTACCAGCACTTTTAACAAAGTATAGCAGTTATCACCAGGCCCTCCTAAGTCCATCATGGGAGACTTTGATCACTGAATCCCTAAAAGGTTTTCAGCAGTATGTCACATCACCATTTTGCTTGCTCCAGCATATGTACCAGTCTTCAGGAGGGCTAAGAAAGTCATAAAAACATCAAACAGTGGACAGCAGAAAGTATTCAGATCCTCCAAGGATGCTTTCAATCAACGGACTGAAACAGCCTTCTTTTCCCCTCCAACAACATCCATAAGCAGGTAGACACAGTTTTATCATACATCTTCTGTGTCGACAACCTCATCCCATCTAAAACAGTTATCTTCCCCCCACAATAAACCCTGATCACCAAAGCGCTCAAGGAGATCCTGatcaagaaaaagaaggaaaacctCCACTCAGCTTGGCAGGGCCTCAAAACCATGGCCTCTGTGAACAGCAGCAGCCCCACATCCAACTATGATAACCTCAACTCCTTATACACCAGATCTGAGTCAGATCCACACTCAAACCTGATATCTCTACATTTATCTTCTATAAACAGATTCTGGTGAGAGTCCACAGGAGGACCAGAGAAAGCAGCTCACCTGGTCTTAAAACACCATCATCAGAGCAATGGACTCctatttttgttttacttcattttcttaGATTTATTTGCTTGTATAGAAGTGTTGTGTAATCATGTTCCTTATACATGTCCTCTGGGGACAAATAAAGCTTACTGAATTGAATTTTATTGATCTAGATACATTTATGTTGAAGCATTTTTGTAATGCTATGTGTTTGATGCCGATATTTTTCTTGACCTTAGGACTCTGCAGCCCTAAAGGAAGATGGAAACAGCCTTTTCAAAGCAGGAGACATGCAGGGGGCTGTCAGCTGTTACACTAAAGCATTAGTGTTGAGTGAAAACCAAGCAGACAGTGCTGTATTGTACCGTAACCGCTCTGCTTGTTACCTGAAACTGGAGGAGTACAGCAAGGCAGAGGCTGATGCCTCCAAAGGTGGGACACTACGATGGTGGGAATGTTGTTAACCTTATATATGGGACTATATTACATTTAAAAGCTGCATGTTGAATAGGTGGAAAAATGGAAAGTAGTTTTCATGTCCAGACCTCAGAGTTAAAAGGTTAAATGTCTCTCACCATCCTATATACTCTAATGCACATTCTACACGTATGTACTGTATTTTTCTGGGGTCTATACCAAAACCGGCATGTTCCCATGTTACATTGCATATGGAGAATGACAGTATGAGGCCCGCAAATCTCTATAGCAGTGTAATGCTTCATTTATAATGGTATGTACTGTAGTTACAGACATGCAGTGACAAATGTCAACTCATATGTTGCACATTGACAGATTGTAATGCAGTATTCATACCTACATTATTAAATCTCACAGCTGTTATTCTTTTCAGCTCTTGATACAGATCCAGGTGATGTCAAAGCTCGGTTTCGTAGAGCTCAGGCATTTCAAAAACTTGGGCGTCTTGACCAGGCCTTTCTGGATGCTCAGAGATGTGCCCAGCTGGAGCCCAAAAACAAAGCCTTCCAGGATCTACTACGACAGCTAGGAGCACAGATCCAGCAAAAAGTAATTTGATGTCACTTTAATTACAGATATTTGTACCGTGGAAAAACTATTGTTAATTAAAGTGTTTTCTTAACATTGTAGTCAGTGCAACTAAACTCCACAGATGCTCGTGTGCAACAAATGTTCACCCTACTTGCAGATGGATCTGCAAAAGATTCAGATCGACAGAAGGTACGGGTGCCTCAACCtacactgcattttatctgataCTCCCTTTTAAGATATATTGCACCTCTGACAAAAATACTAAAATAGTCTATTCATCAACTTCAGGCTGCTCAGAATCTAGTGGTGTTATCCCGAGAAGATGCAGGAGCTGAGCAAATCTTCCGTAATGATGGAGTGAAGCTGGTTCAGAAACTTCTTCAGTCAAAGCAGGAGGAAATTGTTCTTTCTGCTCTTAGGACTCTGGTTGGTCTGTGCACAGGGCATCAGTCCAGGGTAAGCATTCATATGCAGATGTTAACACATTCATATCCATTAGGAGACAGTGTCTACCACATTAATGCTTGCTAAGCTGTGTATGATTTTCTAACTGCTAAAATATATTGTTCAATCCCCAGACTATGGCTATTGTGAATGAGTTGGGGATGGAGCATCTGTGTGTTGTAATGGGATCAGGAGCCTCCACTGTGTCTCTGGCTGCCTGCCACTTACTGCAGGTGATGTTTGAGGCCCTGACAGAGGGCATGAAGAAAGACATCAGAGGGAAAGATGAAGCCATACTTCCTGGTGAGTTTTGTAATGTttatgtttggagttgacattacatGAAAGTTGACCTAAGATATTTTCCTGTGGGAATCAGCTCACTTGCCTTTGCTGTAAATGGTAACTGACTGTATGAATTTGTAACAGAACCATCTAAGGAGCTGCGATCAATGCTACGCCAACTCTTGGAAATGATGCCAGCGTCTAATGTGTCAGGAGCTGGCAGAGACAGCGCCATCAACCTCCTGGTCAAACAAGTACCTCGGAAGTCCTTGAAAAACCCTGACAACTCCCTCACATTATGGGTGATAGATCAGGGTATGTAATACACCTGCACATAATGTAGATTTTCCCCCAGTTTAGTATAGTTGTCCTATACAAAGAAGGGATtcctgtatgtttgtttgtttgtttgttttgtttgtttgttttttacttttttaaaatgtatttatttgcatataCACACAAAGAACATGAGATCATCATGGGTGTTACAGTTAAaatcaaactattcttttacacaTACATCATGGTACAATCATGGTCATACTATTCAAGGTGCAtacacaatccatttttcccagCGTTCAGTACATTTCTCCAACTCCAGTCTCAAAACCAAAGTAGGTCTCTCCATACAGtaaatttttttaatattccTGTGCCCCTGGTCCAATGTTGGAGGGTCTAGTTGCAATCATTTTCGGATTATAGCTTTCTTACTACTTGCCAAAAGTATCTTCAATAAGTATTTATCCTTCTGTAGGACTGTTTCCGGTATTTTACCGAGATATTAAGTAACAAAAGAGTAATCTAAATCCACCCCAATCATTTTATTTCTCTCAGTTGCCACCCCCATCCAGTATGACAGGCTTTTCGGACAGGCCCAAAAAACATGAAAGTGATTAGTCATAGTTTCCACATGTTCACCAACAGAAGCCTTAGCTCTGTGTGCCTGTTTGCAGTGCTGTTATTTTTGGAGTTTTTAAAAATCTCGTGACCTTCTTTCAGCCAAACTCTCTCAACAATCTTGAGTTTGCAGTGGTCActtgtgtatgtttgttttttaatattgcaTACAATTTACATATTGTTTAACTTATACAAGTGACATTTAGTCAACTTTTAACCCACCATGACAATAATAACCTCCTTTTCGTCCTGCAGGGCTGAAGAAGATCCTGGAGGTTGCAGGGACAGTTGCAGAGCTCTCAGAAGGACCTCCTCTGACCGATAACACCCACATGAGCTGCTCTGTTCTACTTAACAAACTTTACAGTGACCTTAAGAGTGACTCGGAGAGGGAGAACTTCAACAAACTATGTGAAGAATATGTTCAGTAGGTTAACCGTGTTTTTAGTTTTGCAAAAAATGTTATAAATGTTTACTTTTGTTACAAACACTTCCTAAGAAAACTTTCAAGCCACCTCCAAAACTCATGATAAATGTTTTTTCTGAAAGGCAGCACTTTAGTCGGCCGGGTCTTGATGCCAAGCTTCGTGCCATCCAGACAGTATCAGTGCTTCTCCAAGGGCCAAGCGATGTCGGTAACAGAACTCTGGAGATGTCGGGAATGATGGATGCAGTGATCTCTCTGTGTGCCTCCGAAGATGTAACTCACCAGCAGGTAGCAGTGGAGGCTCTTATCCATGCAGCAGGCAAAGCCAAAAGAGCCTCGTTTATCACAGCCAATGGTGTGGCCCTCCTAAAGGACCTCTACAAGAAGAGTGAGAATGACCGGATACGTGTACGGGCCCTAGTGGTGAGTGTTACAACAGAGCAACTATATTTCTTTCAGACAGCTGGATAAGTGAATCTTAATAAAGATCAAGCTTACCATGGTTTCTGATGCAGGGATTGTGCAAACTGGGTTCAGCAGGAGGGACAGATTTCAGCATGAAACAGTTTGCAGAAGGATCAACACTAAAGCTCGCCAAACAGTGCAGGAAGTATGTACACCTGTTTGTTAAATCTTAATTTATGGCATGGATAAGAGATAAACACAGCACAGactgattaaaaataaacaaGGAGAGGTTTCTTGGATTTAAAATGAAATGTGAGCTGTGTCTCATCCTCTGTTAGGTGGCTGTGTAACGAGTCTCTACCTCCGACATCTCGCCGCTGGTCTGTGGAAGGACTCGCCTACCTCACCTTCGACGCTGATGTGAAGGAAGACTTAGTAGAAGACAAGAACGCTCTCCAGGCCATGTTTGAACTGGCAAAGGTTTGACTGATCATCGTATATCTAAGACACatgaacaatacagaacatttatTAAAGCGCATATCTCCTTAAAGAGTGTGATGGTATATTAGCTATTGTAGATTAGAAAAATTATACAATGGGGGACAGGTAGTGTTCAGGTAGTGTGTTTCtaagacaaaaacagaaatattctCTGAGATTAAAGCTAACAGTCAGTGAGAGCTGATGTGAATTTATGAGAATTAAACTCGCAATATTTGAGGAAAAACTCATTTCACTTTCTGAGAGTCCATGAGCTTCCATGTCCACgagttctttgtttgtttttttaacagtatgtgacaaggataatttcatttttttttttttttttttctagaaaatgTATGACTTGAGAATCTCAGAGAATATTTGTGCTTTTTCTTGTACATTTGTGAGGTTCCTTTCTTGCAAATGTATCTTCATAATCTGTTTGGCCTATAATAGCCTTTTTATGCAGTTGGAAAACAGTATTACTGTGGTCACGCACTACATAAGATGATCACTGTGAGGATCCACATAAAGATGTTTAACACGGTCATCAGCTGGAAGAGCAATTACAATGtagttttttgttggtttcttcAGTCTGAGGATAAGACAGTACTCTTCGCCGTGGGCTCCACATTAGTGAATTGCACCAACAGTTATGACGTGGAGAAGCCAGACCCTCAGATGGTGGAGCTGGCCAAGTATGCAAAGCAGCATGTGCCTGAGGAACACCCCAAGGTACTGTTCTAatggtctttctttttttttcatgctgcaTTATAATATATTTCTCAAAATTGttgtacaaaaagtaaaaaaaaaggattCGTAGATAGTTTTTCTTTGTCtggattaaattatggaacaatgccaatatataaaaatatatatcttgCTTTTGTTTTACAAATTAAGTTAAATCTATTTTTTTCAGGGTTACAACGGTGAACAGACTTCACTCTTCTTCCATGTAGCTGTTTACTTGCTTTGGCCATGTTTTTTTGCCATGTTTTAatacacattattttatttaaccgggaaagactcattgagattaaaaagtgTTTTACAAGAGCATCCCGGCCAAGATAGGCAGTATATTATTGAAATATTAAATCAAGTGTTTGATGAGACCAGCCCTTTAAATTTCAGATAATTTTGTAATTGATTCCGAAGCAGAGGGAGCAGCAGATTTAAAGACCTTTTTTCTTGTCCATTTCGCACCTttggaacacacagatgtaataTATCCTGACAGTTAAGACTGTAACTACTTATAGTTTTTGACAGATGTATTTTTGAAGAAATAATGGAAGCAGAACTATGATACATTTATAGGTGAGACGATGCCAGTGCTTCAGTCTGCATGTGGACACAATGGATAATCTGATAGAGTGCACAACAGACAGTGATGAGTGAGGGCATTAAAGTTTGTAATAAACCTCTGAGCTCCATAGTAAatgtctagagcaggggtgtcaaacatacgacccgtgggccaaaacagaCCCATCAAagtgtccaatctggcctgtgggatgaatctgtgagatgggtgtcaaactcattttagttcaggggcaacatacagaccaattcaatctcaagtgggtcagac
It encodes:
- the unc45a gene encoding protein unc-45 homolog A, yielding MSEKEKDSAALKEDGNSLFKAGDMQGAVSCYTKALVLSENQADSAVLYRNRSACYLKLEEYSKAEADASKALDTDPGDVKARFRRAQAFQKLGRLDQAFLDAQRCAQLEPKNKAFQDLLRQLGAQIQQKSVQLNSTDARVQQMFTLLADGSAKDSDRQKAAQNLVVLSREDAGAEQIFRNDGVKLVQKLLQSKQEEIVLSALRTLVGLCTGHQSRTMAIVNELGMEHLCVVMGSGASTVSLAACHLLQVMFEALTEGMKKDIRGKDEAILPEPSKELRSMLRQLLEMMPASNVSGAGRDSAINLLVKQVPRKSLKNPDNSLTLWVIDQGLKKILEVAGTVAELSEGPPLTDNTHMSCSVLLNKLYSDLKSDSERENFNKLCEEYVQQHFSRPGLDAKLRAIQTVSVLLQGPSDVGNRTLEMSGMMDAVISLCASEDVTHQQVAVEALIHAAGKAKRASFITANGVALLKDLYKKSENDRIRVRALVGLCKLGSAGGTDFSMKQFAEGSTLKLAKQCRKWLCNESLPPTSRRWSVEGLAYLTFDADVKEDLVEDKNALQAMFELAKSEDKTVLFAVGSTLVNCTNSYDVEKPDPQMVELAKYAKQHVPEEHPKDALSYVEKRLVKLLEAGVVSALVCMVKQESPALTEACRECIARVFLALVERQEDRGTVVAQGGGKALIPLASDNTDIGKIKAAQALAKITITSNPEIAFPGERIYEVVRPLVSLLSLECTLLQNFEALMGLTNLAGISERLRQKIIKEKAVPKIEGYMFEDHDLVRASATECMCNLVLSTEVQKLFLATGNDRLKLLVLYSGEEDERLRKAAAGTLAMLTAEQPELCARIPGTTTHWLEIIKELLLSEITDLRHRAVVIVHNMMQAEKSLAETIMESEAMEILSVLAMGGEGTPEPVSKVAQNCLEKAVEYGIIMSREGKKKIEGTEP